The proteins below come from a single Papaver somniferum cultivar HN1 chromosome 11, ASM357369v1, whole genome shotgun sequence genomic window:
- the LOC113320372 gene encoding 40S ribosomal protein S23 isoform X1, whose translation MGYRKTRGMGAGRKLKSHRRRQRWADKSYKKSHLGNEWKKPFAGSSHAKGIVLEKIGIEAKQPNSAIRKCARVQLIKNGKKIAAFVPNDGCLNYIEENDEVLIAGFGRKGHAVGDIPGVRFKVVKVSGVSLLALFKEKKEKPRS comes from the exons ATGGGATACAGGAAGACTAGAGGTATGGGAGCTGGTCGCAAGCTCAAGTCTCACCGCAGAAGACAAAGATGGGCTGACAAGTCATACAAGAAATCCCATCTTGGAAACGAATGGAAGAAGCCATTTGCTGGTTCTTCTCATGCAAAGGGAATCGTTCTAGAGAAAAT TGGTATTGAGGCTAAGCAGCCTAACTCTGCTATCAGAAAGTGTGCTAGAGTTCAATTGATCAAGAATGGAAAGAAGATTGCTGCTTTCGTGCCCAACGATGGTTGTTTGAACTACATTGAAGAAAAT GATGAAGTATTGATTGCTGGATTTGGACGTAAAGGACATGCCGTCGGAGATATTCCCGGAGTCAGGTTTAAGGTTGTGAAGGTCTCAGGAGTGTCCCTGTTGGCTTTGTTcaaggagaagaaggagaagcctaGATCTTAG
- the LOC113320372 gene encoding 40S ribosomal protein S23 isoform X2 produces the protein MGKTRGMGAGRKLKSHRRRQRWADKSYKKSHLGNEWKKPFAGSSHAKGIVLEKIGIEAKQPNSAIRKCARVQLIKNGKKIAAFVPNDGCLNYIEENDEVLIAGFGRKGHAVGDIPGVRFKVVKVSGVSLLALFKEKKEKPRS, from the exons ATGGG GAAGACTAGAGGTATGGGAGCTGGTCGCAAGCTCAAGTCTCACCGCAGAAGACAAAGATGGGCTGACAAGTCATACAAGAAATCCCATCTTGGAAACGAATGGAAGAAGCCATTTGCTGGTTCTTCTCATGCAAAGGGAATCGTTCTAGAGAAAAT TGGTATTGAGGCTAAGCAGCCTAACTCTGCTATCAGAAAGTGTGCTAGAGTTCAATTGATCAAGAATGGAAAGAAGATTGCTGCTTTCGTGCCCAACGATGGTTGTTTGAACTACATTGAAGAAAAT GATGAAGTATTGATTGCTGGATTTGGACGTAAAGGACATGCCGTCGGAGATATTCCCGGAGTCAGGTTTAAGGTTGTGAAGGTCTCAGGAGTGTCCCTGTTGGCTTTGTTcaaggagaagaaggagaagcctaGATCTTAG